From Nicotiana tabacum cultivar K326 chromosome 20, ASM71507v2, whole genome shotgun sequence, one genomic window encodes:
- the LOC107819766 gene encoding B-type cell cycle switch protein ccs52A-like, which produces MENPSSGSIHPQQSPPNPNLNPKTPNNNHLIPGFNSYHPSLSRSIYSDRFIPSRSSSNFALFDLPLSSRNSNSTDDSSKAYTSLLRNALFGPDSGPVLPPVTPEKNIGLNGRNLQSSRPNRNIFRYKSETRQSLHSLSPFGFDDQLLPGVSGPSPVKAPRKVPRSPYKVLDAPALQDDFYLNLVDWSSHNVLAVGLGSCVYLWHASSSKVVKLCDLGNDDNVSSVGWAQRGTHLAVGTSNGKIQLWDASCSKRIRTMEGHRLRVGALAWSSSLLSSGSRDKSILQRDIRAQEDYVSKLSGHRSEVCGLKWSYDNRELASGGNDNRLLVWNNHSTQPMLKYCEHTAAVKAIAWSPHLHGLLASGGGTADRRIRFWNTTTNTHLSCIDTGSQVCNLVWSKNVDELVSTHGYSQNQIILWRYPTMSKIATLTGHTYRVLYLVISPDGQTIVTGAGDETLRFWNVFPSPKSQNTETEIGASSLGRTKIR; this is translated from the exons ATGGAAAACCCCAGCTCAGGCTCCATACACCCTCAACAATCACCTCCTAATCCAAATCTTAATCCCAAAACTCCTAATAATAATCATCTAATCCCGGGTTTCAACTCGTATCACCCTTCCCTTTCACGTTCTATTTATAGTGACCGTTTTATTCCCAGTAGATCTTCTTCTAACTTTGCTCTTTTTGACTTGCCACTTTCGTCCCGGAATTCTAACTCTACAGATGATTCTAGCAAAGCGTATACTTCTCTTTTGCGTAATGCCTTGTTCGGGCCTGATTCTGGGCCTGTATTGCCTCCTGTAACACCGGAGAAAAACATTGGTTTAAATGGGAGGAATTTGCAGAGTAGTAGACCCAATCGTAATATTTTTCGGTATAAGAGTGAGACCCGTCAATCTTTGCATTCTTTGTCGCCTTTTGGGTTTGATGATCAGCTGCTACCTGGTGTTAGTGGTCCTAGCCCTGTTAAGGCTCCTCGCAAAGTTCCTAGATCACCTTATAAG GTATTAGATGCACCTGCATTGCAAGACGATTTTTATCTAAACCTTGTGGACTGGTCTTCACATAATGTGTTAGCTGTGGGACTGGGGAGCTGTGTATATCTGTGGCATGCATCTAGTAGCAAG GTCGTGAAGTTGTGCGACTTGGGAAATGATGATAATGTTAGTTCAGTTGGGTGGGCACAGCGGGGTACACATCTTGCTGTTGGAACAAGTAATGGGAAAATTCAG TTATGGGATGCCTCTTGCAGTAAGAGGATAAGAACAATGGAGGGACATCGACTAAGAGTCGGTGCACTAGCTTGGAGCTCATCCCTATTGTCTTCAGGAAGCCGGGACAAGAGTATTCTTCAGCGTGATATACGAGCTCAAGAAGATTACGTCAGTAAGCTAAGTGGTCACAGGTCAGAG GTTTGTGGGCTCAAATGGTCTTATGATAACCGTGAATTAGCTTCTGGTGGAAATGATAACAGA CTTTTAGTGTGGAACAACCATTCAACACAACCTATGTTAAAATACTGCGAGCATACGGCTGCTGTGAAAGCGATTGCATGGTCCCCTCATCTTCATGGGCTTCTAGCTTCTGGTGGTGGCACAGCGGATCGACGCATTCGATTCTGGAATACAACCACTAATACACACCTCAGCTGCATAGACACTGGCAGTCAG GTCTGCAATCTTGTGTGGTCGAAGAACGTAGATGAATTAGTCAGCACTCATGGTTACTCACAAAACCAAATAATACTCTGGAGGTATCCCACAATGTCTAAG ATAGCTACTCTGACGGGCCATACATATAGAGTCCTATATCTTGTCATCTCTCCAGATGGACAG ACGATTGTGACTGGAGCAGGAGATGAAACACTTCGATTTTGGAATGTCTTCCCTTCTCCTAAATCTCAG AACACCGAGACTGAAATTGGGGCATCTTCTCTCGGTAGAACGAAAATCAGGTGA
- the LOC107819767 gene encoding protein STAY-GREEN homolog, chloroplastic, producing MSTLTISLLPSKLNPQKESSLFVYKTTRILSKNSQSLLPVARLFGPSIFEASKLKVLFLGVDEKKHPGKLPRTYTLTHSDITSKLTLAISQTINNSQLQGWYNRLQRDEVVAEWKKVKGKMSLHVHCHISGGHFLLDFVATLRYYIFCKELPVVIKAFVHGDENLLKNYPELQEALVWVYFHSNIPEFNKVDCWGQLKEASSPSSELGKTQMASIATTTTNCNLDLPQPCQQSCTCCFPSMSLISWSSSFCSFTNFTRLMYFTVLVGL from the exons ATGAGCACTTTAACCATTTCTTTACTTCCATCAAAGCTCAACCCTCAAAAGGAAAGCTCTCTTTTTGTATACAAAACTACAAGAATACTGTCCAAAAACAGCCAATCTCTACTTCCT GTGGCAAGGTTATTTGGACCTTCTATTTTTGAAGCATCTAAGCTGAAGGTTCTATTCTTGGGTGTAGATGAGAAAAAACATCCTGGAAAGCTTCCAAGAACTTACACACTTACACACAGTGATATTACTTCCAAACTCACTCTTGCCATTTCTCAAACCATTAATAACTCCCAG TTACAAGGTTGGTATAATAGATTGCAAAGGGATGAAGTGGTTGCAGAATGGAAGAAAGTTAAAGGGAAGATGTCACTTCATGTCCATTGTCACATTAGTGGAGGCCATTTCTTGTTAGACTTTGTTGCTACCCTCAGATACTATATCTTCTGCAAAGAACTCCCCGTG GTTATAAAAGCATTTGTTCATGGAGATGAGAATTTGCTAAAGAATTACCCAGAGTTGCAAGAAGCTTTGGTTTGGGTTTATTTTCACTCAAACATTCCAGAATTCAACAAAGTGGATTGCTGGGGCCAACTCAAAGAAGCATCCTCACCTTCTAGTGAATTGGGTAAGACCCAAATGGCTAGTATAGCTACTACAACCACCAATTGCAACTTGGATTTACCACAACCTTGTCAACAATCTTGCACATGTTGCTTCCCCTCAATGAGTTTGATTTCCTGGTCCTCTTCATTCTGCTCGTTTACAAACTTTACAAGATTGATGTATTTTACTGTCCTTGTAGGACTGTAA